A portion of the Thalassotalea sp. LPB0316 genome contains these proteins:
- a CDS encoding DUF3392 domain-containing protein has translation MTSVVLNALIELGAWFKPYQYQAAMAIVATLLVLFGNQINSHIKKMFSRYHFVVRTIAFVVVCAFGYGLATVWLTGLLHQQLAKVPLAYLVPVHFVIFTGLGMYAQKQRHI, from the coding sequence ATGACGAGTGTTGTACTCAATGCGCTGATTGAACTCGGCGCATGGTTTAAGCCCTATCAATATCAAGCGGCAATGGCGATTGTTGCGACCTTGTTAGTGTTATTTGGTAATCAAATTAACAGCCATATTAAGAAGATGTTCTCAAGGTATCACTTTGTCGTTCGAACCATTGCCTTTGTCGTAGTTTGCGCGTTCGGCTACGGCTTAGCAACGGTATGGTTAACTGGGCTTTTGCATCAGCAATTAGCAAAAGTGCCACTGGCGTACTTGGTGCCAGTGCATTTTGTTATCTTCACAGGCCTTGGTATGTACGCACAAAAACAGCGCCATATCTAA
- the ligA gene encoding NAD-dependent DNA ligase LigA has translation MSDQAIIDRIETLTNLLNDYNYQYYVLDEPTVPDIEYDRLMRELTALENEHPALKRADSPSQKVGGEALKAFSQVTHQIPMLSLDNVFDQQEWQAFIKRVKERLKTSTQIAFCAEPKLDGLAVSLRYQDGILVQAATRGDGSVGENITENIRTIKSIPLKLRGDNLPEVLEVRGEVFMPKASFEALNANAVKKGEKVFANPRNAAAGSLRQLDSKITASRNLAFYAYGLGFVGDLDGNDLSEDVLPNSHYQRLTLVKSLGLPMCPEVKLLQNEDECQAFYQSILDARDALPYEIDGTVLKVDSIEQQKSLGFVAKAPRWAMAYKFPAQEELTILEDVEFQVGRTGAITPVARLKPVYVGGVTVSNATLHNQDEINRLGIKIGDTVTIRRAGDVIPQVVNAVVAKRPDNARDIVFPSTCPVCDSAVERPENEAVLRCTGGLFCGAQQKEAIKHFASRKAMDVDGLGDKLVEQLVDEKLIKHAADLYQLTEIQVSTLERMGQKSAQKLIRGLDESKSTTLAKFIYALGIREVGETTASNLAQHFLTFEAIRHASTEQLIEVNDVGSVVAKNIVSFFAQVHNNEVVDALLASGIHWPSIEVKSADEQPLADLTYVLTGTLSQMGRNDAKAHLQSLGAKVSGSVSAKTDYLVAGEKAGSKLTKAQSLGVKVLSEDDLIALLKAHQVL, from the coding sequence ATGTCTGACCAAGCGATAATTGATCGTATTGAAACCCTGACCAATTTATTAAACGACTACAACTATCAATACTACGTGCTTGACGAGCCAACGGTACCCGATATTGAGTACGACCGCTTGATGCGCGAGCTAACGGCGTTGGAAAATGAGCACCCTGCGTTAAAACGCGCCGATTCACCGAGCCAAAAAGTCGGTGGTGAAGCACTTAAAGCATTTTCACAAGTGACTCATCAAATACCGATGTTATCACTTGATAATGTCTTTGATCAGCAAGAGTGGCAGGCGTTCATTAAACGGGTTAAAGAGCGTTTAAAAACGTCTACTCAGATAGCGTTTTGTGCTGAACCTAAACTTGATGGTTTAGCAGTTAGCCTGCGCTATCAAGACGGTATCTTGGTGCAAGCGGCAACCCGTGGCGACGGCAGTGTAGGTGAAAACATTACCGAGAATATTCGCACGATAAAAAGTATCCCATTGAAGCTTCGCGGTGATAATTTACCCGAAGTTCTGGAAGTGCGCGGTGAAGTATTTATGCCAAAAGCGAGTTTTGAAGCGCTTAATGCCAATGCCGTTAAAAAAGGTGAAAAGGTCTTTGCTAACCCGCGAAATGCAGCAGCAGGCAGTTTGCGTCAATTAGATTCGAAAATTACGGCATCGCGTAACTTGGCGTTTTACGCCTATGGCCTAGGTTTCGTTGGCGATCTCGACGGCAATGACTTATCTGAGGACGTGTTGCCAAACAGTCATTATCAACGCTTAACCTTGGTAAAATCGCTTGGCTTACCGATGTGTCCAGAAGTGAAGCTTTTGCAAAATGAAGACGAGTGCCAAGCGTTTTATCAAAGTATTCTTGATGCTCGCGATGCCTTACCTTATGAAATTGACGGTACGGTATTAAAAGTTGACAGTATCGAGCAGCAAAAATCACTCGGTTTTGTTGCCAAAGCACCACGCTGGGCTATGGCGTATAAATTTCCTGCGCAAGAAGAATTAACTATTTTAGAAGATGTCGAGTTTCAAGTAGGGCGCACCGGTGCAATCACGCCAGTTGCTCGCCTTAAACCGGTTTATGTTGGCGGCGTTACCGTCAGTAATGCAACGTTACACAACCAAGATGAAATCAATCGCTTAGGTATTAAAATTGGCGATACCGTCACCATTCGACGCGCCGGTGACGTTATTCCACAAGTAGTGAATGCCGTTGTTGCTAAACGCCCTGATAATGCCAGAGATATTGTTTTTCCTAGCACTTGTCCGGTGTGTGACTCTGCCGTTGAGCGGCCAGAAAACGAAGCAGTGTTGCGCTGTACGGGCGGTTTGTTTTGTGGCGCGCAACAAAAAGAAGCGATAAAACACTTTGCTTCAAGAAAAGCGATGGACGTAGACGGTCTAGGCGATAAATTAGTTGAACAGTTAGTTGATGAAAAGCTGATAAAGCACGCGGCTGATTTGTATCAACTCACCGAAATTCAAGTGAGTACATTAGAGCGCATGGGCCAAAAATCAGCGCAAAAACTGATTCGCGGTTTAGATGAGAGTAAATCTACGACCTTGGCGAAGTTTATTTACGCGCTGGGTATTCGCGAAGTGGGTGAAACGACGGCGAGTAATTTAGCCCAACACTTTCTAACCTTTGAAGCGATTCGCCACGCCAGTACAGAACAGCTCATTGAAGTTAATGATGTTGGTAGTGTTGTTGCGAAAAATATCGTCAGTTTCTTTGCTCAAGTGCATAATAATGAAGTGGTTGACGCTTTATTAGCCAGCGGTATTCACTGGCCGAGTATTGAAGTTAAGTCGGCAGACGAGCAGCCACTCGCTGATTTAACCTACGTATTAACCGGCACATTAAGCCAAATGGGGCGTAATGACGCCAAAGCTCACCTACAAAGCCTTGGCGCAAAAGTTTCAGGCAGTGTGTCAGCAAAAACCGACTACTTAGTTGCTGGCGAAAAAGCGGGCTCAAAATTAACGAAAGCGCAATCTTTAGGGGTTAAAGTACTCAGTGAAGATGATTTAATTGCACTTTTAAAAGCGCATCAGGTTTTATAA
- the zipA gene encoding cell division protein ZipA — MEDNFRNALIIISAVVIGAILVHGLWTIRKNKNPYKLKTSDEPISSEEPILDKSGFDQYGVSAPRVVEHSALTGEIKNPPQDDEIPLQPAPAPNFNDEPLPQDVAVKQHHVELEQSQDDSAYQPPRVEEEVVIEQNLEQNNEQAPVTNYSSQSFEPADDQQRSQNIEKTIALEPLYETPVTQPKVKPAAAEKAKPAKKTKVAKTEKEALKRNQMGFNFGDIDELDASKPEPTFGEPFELEQVEEPKVAPAEPQKVDIEPEVLIISVVMPENHVMSGAALLPSLLTLGLKYGDMNIFHRHQDNAGNGKVTFSLANMLNPGTFDLDTMESFATQGVSLFMTLPNAGDPFEVFNQMLAAARHLASEFNAQILDDKRCVMTAQTEQHYMTKIREFDRKHRIAQK; from the coding sequence ATGGAAGATAATTTCAGAAATGCATTAATTATTATCAGTGCTGTTGTCATCGGAGCTATTTTGGTTCATGGCTTGTGGACTATCCGAAAAAATAAAAATCCTTATAAGCTTAAAACCTCAGATGAGCCAATAAGTAGTGAAGAACCTATTCTCGATAAAAGCGGATTTGACCAATACGGCGTTAGTGCGCCAAGAGTTGTTGAACACAGTGCATTAACTGGCGAGATCAAAAACCCGCCGCAAGATGACGAAATTCCATTACAACCAGCACCTGCGCCAAATTTTAATGACGAACCACTGCCGCAAGATGTTGCGGTAAAGCAACATCACGTTGAACTTGAGCAAAGCCAAGACGACAGTGCGTATCAGCCACCGCGTGTTGAAGAAGAGGTTGTTATTGAACAAAACCTTGAACAAAACAATGAACAAGCGCCAGTAACCAATTACTCGAGCCAGTCGTTTGAGCCTGCTGATGATCAGCAACGCTCGCAAAATATCGAAAAAACTATCGCGCTTGAGCCCCTTTACGAAACGCCAGTTACCCAACCCAAGGTAAAGCCAGCTGCTGCTGAGAAAGCGAAACCGGCCAAGAAAACCAAAGTTGCTAAAACGGAAAAAGAAGCGCTTAAACGCAATCAAATGGGGTTTAATTTTGGTGATATTGACGAATTGGATGCCAGTAAACCAGAGCCGACATTTGGTGAGCCTTTTGAGTTAGAGCAAGTTGAAGAGCCGAAAGTTGCGCCGGCTGAACCACAAAAAGTGGATATTGAGCCAGAAGTGTTGATCATCTCCGTGGTGATGCCTGAAAATCATGTAATGTCAGGCGCTGCGTTATTGCCTTCGCTACTCACGTTAGGCCTAAAATACGGTGACATGAACATTTTCCATCGCCATCAAGATAACGCTGGTAATGGCAAAGTCACCTTTAGTCTAGCTAATATGCTGAACCCTGGTACATTTGATTTAGACACAATGGAAAGCTTTGCCACTCAAGGGGTTAGCTTATTTATGACCCTGCCAAACGCCGGTGATCCATTTGAAGTGTTTAATCAAATGCTCGCAGCAGCACGTCACCTTGCGAGTGAATTTAATGCCCAAATTCTTGACGATAAACGCTGTGTTATGACCGCTCAAACCGAGCAACATTACATGACGAAAATTCGCGAGTTTGATCGCAAGCATCGCATTGCCCAAAAATAA